A genome region from Coffea arabica cultivar ET-39 chromosome 7e, Coffea Arabica ET-39 HiFi, whole genome shotgun sequence includes the following:
- the LOC113702312 gene encoding uncharacterized protein: MSEQLPLPVADPSSQLPPQQPQPILLPLPPANNTLEPAAQSSNSGAERLMYKNRLQEYTQKSSLQLPVYTTINEGVQHAPRFRATVLVDGMYYSPQGNYPTRKSAEQEAAKIALENIQQKMRDDGCPIIREDTTFCKSILNEYAVKMHLEKPAYNTIQPGGLIPVFVSTLVFNGVSYTGDKGRNKKEAEQLAARAIILSILDSADSASATVMSEIIKSKSKLYAAVNKIRDANSIHSAVNSVNAWEDPGVLLSKGKVAQVGKTAASFPSLAESAKTHATHVPFHPFKKPKLETSTEVVAPPIVFVPPVLGQPLHSSTSGVKRSRKNKKKAKVGVQIGPQIPVAVGPLNQIPSC, translated from the exons ATGTCTGAACAGCTCCCTCTTCCAGTTGCTGACCCTTCCTCTCAACTTCCTCCCCAACAACCACAACCAATTCTGCTACCACTACCGCCGGCAAACAACACACTTGAGCCCGCAGCTCAGTCGTccaaca GTGGTGCAGAGCGGCTCATGTATAAAAACCGACTGCAAGAATACACACAAAAGTCTTCCTTACAGCTCCCTGTTTATACAACTATTAACGAAGGAGTTCAACATGCACCAAGGTTTAGAGCTACAGTTTTAGTAGATGGAATGTATTATTCACCTCAAGGAAATTATCCAACTCGAAAGAGTGCAGAACAAGAAGCTGCTAAGATTGCTCTTGAAAATATTCAGCAAAAGATGAGGGATGATGGGTGTCCAATCATTCGTGAG gATACAACTTTTTGCAAGTCCATCCTGAATGAGTATGCTGTTAAGATGCATCTAGAGAAACCAGCGTATAATACAATTCAACCAGGAGGCTTGATTCCAGTTTTTGTATCTACATTAGTTTTCAATGGTGTTAGTTATACTGGAGATAAAGGTAGAAACAAGAAAGAGGCTGAACAATTGGCAGCACGAGCCATCATTCTTTCAATTTTAG ACTCTGCAGATTCTGCATCTGCCACAGTGATGTCTGAGATAATCAAATCGAAGTCCAAGCTTTATGCAGCAGTAAACAAAATTAGGGATGCTAACAGCATTCACAGTGCAGTGAACTCTGTAAACGCATGGGAGGACCCTGGTGTCCTGTTGAGTAAAGGAAAAGTTGCTCAAGTTGGTAAAACTGCTGCCAGCTTTCCTAGCTTGGCTGAATCTGCCAAGACACATGCCACACATGTACCGTTTCATCCATTCaaaaagccaaaacttgaaacCAGCACTGAGGTAGTTGCTCCTCCCATTGTATTTGTACCTCCAGTGTTAGGACAGCCTCTGCATTCTTCAACTTCTGGGGTAAAACGGAGTcgtaaaaacaaaaagaaggctAAAGTAGGAGTGCAAATTGGTCCTCA GATACCTGTTGCTGTAGGACCTCTGAATCAGATTCCTTCTTGTTAA